ATTATATGAAGGTAAGTATTACTGGGGCCCGGAGATAAATAGCTTCACTTTATGTGGAGGAAAACCATCATACGGGGTCAGCTTTAATTGGACCGGGATTGATATGCAGGAGCACTACAAAAACGGTTGGCTTTTGCTCCTTCGTCGCTCATTTAGCTATTCCTTACAAATGGTTACACAGTAAAGCTATGTTTTATATGTTTTATTTAGTACTTTCATATCGAAAGTACTGGAGGTGGGGGTTATAATGTCATTCTTATTTAAAATGTTTAAGAAGAAACGTACATCCGTTGATTTAAGTGAAAAGCTAAAATACGCGATGCTTGAAAATCCAAGTAGATAAAAATTCGAAAGGCCTCTTAACTAGAGGCTTTTTGGATTTAGGGATAAAGTCCTTCATATGGGATCTTGATGTGGTTTAATTCTATAGTGGTTAGCCTTGCTCATAATCCGCCATTTCTTGTTTTATCCAGTCAGTAAATACTTTAATTCTTGCTCTTTTGGCTGAATTTGGATCAAAAATAAGAAAACGGTAACATACGGTAGGATGTTTTATATCAAAAGGCGTAACAAGCAACCCATTTTCTAAATATTGTGAAAAGAGTGCCTTTGATGTGAGTGCTACACCATGACCAGCTAATACCGCATTTAACGCCAAGTCACTAGATGATACTTCGCTCCACATTTTATGTTTCTGAAAATCCTTAATTTTAGCTTCGACAAACCAATCAGGCCAGTCAATGCTTGCTTTTGTTATTTTGATTAACCAGCAATTTAAAATATCTTTAGGCTCTTTTAATTGCATTTGCTTGGCAAGTTTTGGTGAACAAACCGGATATGCATTGTCTTGACCAAATGGAACATAAGTTAAATTGTCGGGGATTTTGATGTTCTCGTTCTCACTAAAACGAATAGCTAAATCAATATGATTTTGTTGTAAATCTTCAATATCGCTAGAGCTTACAATCTTAATGCTTATTTCTGG
This Moritella sp. 5 DNA region includes the following protein-coding sequences:
- a CDS encoding LysR substrate-binding domain-containing protein, translated to MDARLKHLNALRTFESAARHQSYSKAAEELFVSQAAVSQQIRQLENAIEVKLFIRTGRKMKLTQSGEKLYCSTQQALSTLIQGFNDIQCEAIEGNITITSTQGFSSFWLMPRLYKFSILHPEISIKIVSSSDIEDLQQNHIDLAIRFSENENIKIPDNLTYVPFGQDNAYPVCSPKLAKQMQLKEPKDILNCWLIKITKASIDWPDWFVEAKIKDFQKHKMWSEVSSSDLALNAVLAGHGVALTSKALFSQYLENGLLVTPFDIKHPTVCYRFLIFDPNSAKRARIKVFTDWIKQEMADYEQG